Proteins encoded within one genomic window of uncultured Desulfobacter sp.:
- a CDS encoding response regulator, translated as MMPALIIAMSFIVPAYPYASHAADCIQLPQAEKTRLDGHPTITMAAHRSLPPFHYYKKDKLTNPKISVPTPDDDQQQYMAVSKGHQELLTTGNKTLAATPPQQKSDIRNKWLSITYAYGVSPQDTFFYIFLVLLFSVGIICIVLCRNRKLAKETREKTITEQALRENEEKLRNILENSTSMYYAHTPDHKLTYVSPQCRHILQCEPQEAMTRWTEFVTDNPINLKGFEYTEKAIKTGKRQPPYELELKGNKGHKIVVEIRENPVVENGRTVAIVGSATDITEHKKAEKDKEALQRQLIQAQKMESIGTLAGGISHDFNNILGIILGNAQLAMLDLPEDNPARPRINEIQAACLRAKDVVLQLLSFSRQSEQGKLPLNPAKLLTDTVRFLRASIPSSIEIVCKTDGPIQTINANPTQIQQAIINLCNNAAQAMETGGGTLTICLETADTNDLKTPELKARGTTEAVRITIEDTGTGIEPAIQDRIFDPYFTTKEVGQGSGMGLAIVHGIVHNHGGAISVKSKMGCGSVFTVLLPASSIPPADEQPADTRPIPKGTERILLVDDEKGLTDMMGTMLMNLGYTVKSAQDPQKALATFKESPSQFDVLITDMTMPHLNGLELCAEIKKIHPNIPVIICTGHTNRIDTDAADSVNIAAVVMKPVTIQEMARTIRKVLDYS; from the coding sequence ATGATGCCGGCACTCATCATAGCAATGTCGTTCATTGTTCCTGCATATCCCTATGCCTCACATGCTGCCGACTGCATTCAGCTGCCTCAGGCTGAAAAAACCCGGCTTGACGGACATCCCACAATTACCATGGCGGCCCATCGATCCTTGCCGCCATTTCACTATTATAAAAAGGACAAATTAACAAATCCTAAAATCTCAGTACCCACACCCGATGACGATCAGCAGCAGTATATGGCTGTCTCCAAGGGGCACCAGGAACTGCTCACAACGGGAAATAAAACACTTGCCGCCACGCCTCCCCAACAAAAAAGCGATATTCGAAATAAGTGGCTATCCATCACATACGCCTATGGCGTCAGCCCTCAAGATACGTTTTTCTATATTTTTTTGGTCCTTTTGTTCTCTGTCGGCATTATCTGTATTGTACTGTGCCGTAACCGAAAGCTTGCGAAAGAAACCCGGGAAAAGACCATCACGGAACAGGCCCTGCGGGAAAATGAAGAAAAACTTCGAAATATCCTGGAAAACAGTACCAGCATGTATTACGCCCACACACCAGACCATAAACTCACCTATGTCAGCCCCCAATGCAGACATATTCTACAATGCGAACCCCAAGAGGCCATGACAAGATGGACCGAATTTGTCACGGACAATCCCATCAATCTCAAGGGTTTTGAATACACTGAAAAGGCGATCAAAACAGGAAAACGCCAACCTCCGTATGAACTTGAATTGAAAGGAAATAAAGGACACAAAATAGTAGTAGAAATTCGTGAGAACCCAGTAGTGGAAAATGGGAGAACCGTGGCCATTGTTGGTTCTGCAACCGACATTACAGAACATAAAAAGGCTGAAAAAGACAAAGAAGCCTTACAACGCCAACTAATCCAGGCCCAAAAAATGGAATCCATCGGCACCCTGGCAGGCGGCATATCCCATGATTTTAACAATATTTTGGGAATCATTCTGGGAAACGCACAACTGGCAATGCTGGACCTGCCCGAAGATAATCCAGCCAGGCCACGCATCAATGAAATTCAGGCCGCCTGCTTAAGGGCCAAGGACGTTGTTCTGCAACTGCTCAGTTTCAGTCGACAGTCAGAACAGGGAAAACTACCTTTAAATCCAGCCAAACTGCTGACAGATACGGTCCGTTTTTTAAGGGCATCCATTCCCTCGTCCATTGAAATTGTGTGCAAAACCGATGGGCCGATACAAACAATCAATGCCAATCCCACACAAATCCAGCAGGCCATTATCAATCTGTGCAATAATGCAGCCCAAGCCATGGAGACCGGGGGCGGCACCCTGACCATTTGCCTGGAAACGGCAGACACCAATGATTTAAAAACGCCGGAATTAAAAGCACGCGGGACAACAGAGGCCGTCCGAATTACCATTGAAGACACAGGCACAGGCATTGAGCCGGCCATCCAGGACAGAATTTTTGATCCCTACTTCACCACCAAGGAGGTCGGCCAGGGATCGGGCATGGGACTGGCCATTGTCCATGGTATTGTTCACAACCATGGCGGTGCCATATCCGTTAAAAGTAAGATGGGGTGCGGCTCGGTGTTTACCGTTTTGTTGCCGGCAAGTTCCATTCCCCCGGCAGATGAACAGCCCGCGGATACCAGACCCATCCCCAAAGGTACAGAGCGCATTCTTCTGGTGGATGATGAAAAAGGGCTGACCGACATGATGGGGACCATGCTGATGAACTTGGGTTACACAGTCAAATCCGCCCAAGATCCCCAAAAAGCCCTGGCCACATTCAAAGAGTCACCTTCCCAATTCGATGTACTCATCACGGATATGACCATGCCCCACTTAAACGGCCTCGAACTTTGTGCCGAAATAAAAAAAATCCACCCGAACATTCCGGTTATTATTTGTACCGGACACACCAATCGGATAGATACCGATGCTGCAGACAGTGTTAACATCGCCGCAGTAGTTATGAAACCTGTGACGATACAAGAAATGGCAAGAACCATTCGAAAGGTTCTTGATTATTCCTGA
- a CDS encoding ABC transporter substrate-binding protein: MNALIRSSTMWCIWGILFSCITGIASAQTVRLQLKWYHQAQFAGCYVAIEKGFYKDHGIKVTLIEGGPGKNQSQALVEHKADLAISSPEDLLMYRSQGQPITAISAIYQKSAVVFLARQDSGIVTPSDFAKKVIAAKSNGGIADFALQFDALMKNLQVDRSKIVLVPFDTEYKGFMDGSVDITPAYFTGGLIKLLTWGLNVNIIYPGDYRVRFYSDILIATDDLIKTDPGLLEGVVTATLKGWQFAIENIDSSIPIILKYARIKDAQLQRKMLEAAVPLVYNGEKRIGWMSREEWSHMHDIMLDQKIINEPIAPIDKVFTNNFIPTTFTEPTP, translated from the coding sequence ATGAATGCTTTAATTCGCTCCTCAACAATGTGGTGCATCTGGGGAATTCTCTTTTCGTGCATTACCGGCATCGCTTCGGCCCAAACCGTGCGCCTTCAACTAAAGTGGTACCATCAAGCTCAGTTTGCCGGCTGCTATGTGGCCATTGAGAAAGGTTTTTACAAAGATCACGGCATCAAGGTGACGCTCATTGAAGGGGGGCCAGGAAAAAATCAAAGCCAGGCACTGGTGGAACATAAGGCGGATTTAGCCATCTCTTCGCCCGAGGACCTGTTGATGTACAGAAGCCAGGGACAGCCCATCACAGCAATTTCGGCCATCTACCAGAAAAGTGCAGTGGTTTTTCTGGCCAGACAGGATTCGGGGATTGTCACCCCATCAGACTTTGCGAAAAAAGTTATTGCCGCGAAAAGCAACGGTGGGATAGCGGATTTCGCGCTTCAGTTCGATGCCCTGATGAAAAACTTGCAGGTGGACCGATCAAAAATTGTGTTGGTTCCTTTTGACACGGAATATAAGGGGTTTATGGACGGCAGTGTGGATATCACCCCGGCTTATTTCACAGGCGGACTGATTAAACTTCTCACCTGGGGACTCAATGTCAACATTATTTATCCGGGAGACTACCGGGTCCGGTTTTACTCTGACATTTTAATAGCCACAGACGATCTCATTAAAACAGACCCGGGCCTTCTAGAGGGGGTTGTAACGGCCACCCTCAAAGGCTGGCAGTTTGCCATTGAAAATATTGACTCAAGCATTCCCATCATTCTTAAATATGCACGTATCAAAGATGCTCAACTGCAAAGAAAAATGCTGGAAGCCGCCGTTCCTCTTGTTTATAACGGAGAAAAACGTATCGGCTGGATGAGCCGAGAAGAATGGTCGCACATGCATGACATTATGCTGGATCAAAAAATCATCAATGAGCCCATTGCGCCCATTGACAAGGTGTTCACAAACAACTTTATCCCAACAACATTTACAGAGCCAACGCCATGA
- the potA gene encoding spermidine/putrescine ABC transporter ATP-binding protein PotA, which translates to MKSILSIRGLGKSFSGQPVLQDFDLDVKTSEFITLLGPSGCGKTTLLRIIAGFETPDTGTILLDGKDLLSLPAEKRKVNTVFQSYALFPHLTVFNNVAFGLKIKKIKGRELQTRAMQALEQVKMKEFAQRYPHQLSGGQQQRVAMARAIVNRPRILLLDEPLSALDARLRREMQMELKKLQREIGISFIFVTHDQEEALSMSDRILVMQEGRIAQLGTPREVYEEPENLYVARFIGDINFFPGEISQILGADQVVVDIFGQQIKAQTERQFQPGDKVVLLLRPEDLRLYEQPPKDIKTFAGSIVERSYRGSTLDTLVRLDDGLLLTTCEFFDEDDPDFDYNVGQRVYITWVKGWEVVLPDENS; encoded by the coding sequence GTGAAATCGATTCTTTCTATTCGTGGACTGGGAAAGTCTTTTTCCGGTCAGCCTGTGCTTCAGGATTTTGATCTCGACGTTAAAACTAGTGAGTTCATTACGCTTCTTGGCCCTTCGGGATGCGGAAAAACAACTCTTTTACGTATCATTGCAGGTTTTGAGACGCCGGACACCGGTACCATCCTTCTTGACGGGAAAGACCTGCTTTCCCTGCCGGCTGAAAAACGCAAGGTCAACACCGTTTTTCAAAGTTATGCCTTATTTCCCCATCTCACTGTGTTTAATAATGTTGCTTTCGGTCTGAAAATAAAAAAGATCAAAGGCCGGGAACTTCAGACCCGGGCAATGCAGGCCCTTGAGCAGGTAAAGATGAAAGAATTTGCCCAGCGGTATCCCCATCAGCTTTCCGGAGGTCAGCAGCAACGGGTAGCCATGGCCCGTGCCATTGTCAACCGGCCCAGGATTCTTTTGCTGGACGAACCACTCTCTGCTTTGGACGCACGGTTGCGCCGGGAGATGCAGATGGAATTGAAAAAACTGCAGCGGGAAATTGGTATCTCTTTTATCTTTGTGACCCATGACCAGGAAGAAGCTTTATCCATGTCCGACCGAATCCTGGTGATGCAGGAAGGCAGAATTGCCCAGCTCGGCACCCCCCGGGAAGTTTACGAGGAACCGGAAAATCTTTATGTTGCCAGATTCATTGGCGATATCAACTTTTTCCCTGGAGAAATCAGTCAAATCCTTGGTGCCGATCAGGTGGTAGTGGATATCTTTGGCCAACAGATCAAGGCGCAAACTGAGCGGCAATTCCAGCCAGGCGACAAGGTGGTGCTGCTGCTCAGGCCCGAGGATCTAAGACTGTATGAACAGCCTCCCAAGGATATCAAAACCTTTGCCGGCAGCATTGTTGAACGCAGCTACCGGGGGTCTACCCTTGATACACTGGTCCGCCTTGATGACGGCCTGTTGTTGACAACCTGCGAATTTTTTGATGAGGATGACCCTGATTTTGACTACAATGTCGGCCAACGGGTATATATTACCTGGGTTAAAGGTTGGGAGGTTGTTCTGCCTGATGAGAATTCCTGA
- a CDS encoding NUDIX hydrolase — protein sequence MNRPLVGVAAIVTQNKKVLLGKRKGAHGSGCWAFPGGHLEFNESIDGCAAREVHEETGLFIKNCRYVTCTNDIFKDNNKHYVTLFVVCEYESGEPEIKEPDKCEEWKWFSWNQFPTPLFLSLRNLLEQDFNPFAMKK from the coding sequence ATGAACAGGCCTTTGGTTGGTGTCGCAGCGATCGTTACCCAAAATAAGAAAGTGTTATTGGGAAAAAGGAAGGGCGCACATGGGTCCGGTTGCTGGGCGTTTCCCGGCGGGCACTTGGAATTTAACGAATCCATTGACGGTTGCGCTGCCCGGGAGGTTCATGAAGAAACCGGCCTTTTTATAAAAAATTGCCGCTACGTCACCTGTACCAATGATATATTTAAGGACAATAACAAGCACTATGTGACATTGTTTGTCGTCTGCGAATATGAATCCGGAGAACCGGAAATTAAAGAGCCTGATAAATGTGAGGAATGGAAATGGTTTTCCTGGAATCAATTCCCCACCCCTTTGTTTTTGTCGCTGAGAAATTTGCTTGAGCAAGATTTTAATCCCTTTGCTATGAAAAAATAG
- a CDS encoding DUF3750 domain-containing protein, with amino-acid sequence MVPKKIGIFLAAVLILFTIAVLNSDKDWRTASREPAGILPDPKTSHEAVLSVLGANAWGWRGWFAIHTWIAAKKTDESAYTVYDVVGWRGHHGRSVLGIYKDIPDRYWYGSRPELIKLKKGKGVDALIDKVDKAAKAYPWKNSYKAFPGPNSNTFTAWVGLQVPELEIDLPFSAIGNGYADKKP; translated from the coding sequence ATGGTACCTAAAAAAATTGGAATTTTTCTGGCGGCCGTATTGATCCTTTTCACAATTGCTGTATTAAATTCAGATAAAGACTGGCGAACTGCAAGTCGTGAACCAGCCGGAATTCTGCCGGATCCTAAGACCTCCCATGAGGCAGTGCTCTCCGTTTTGGGAGCCAATGCATGGGGTTGGCGTGGATGGTTTGCCATACACACCTGGATAGCTGCTAAGAAAACCGATGAAAGCGCCTATACGGTTTATGATGTTGTGGGATGGCGGGGGCACCATGGCAGATCGGTATTGGGTATCTATAAGGATATTCCGGACAGATACTGGTACGGCAGCAGACCCGAATTGATCAAATTGAAAAAAGGAAAAGGTGTTGATGCGTTGATAGATAAAGTTGACAAGGCCGCAAAAGCCTATCCATGGAAAAACAGCTATAAAGCCTTCCCTGGACCGAACAGTAACACATTTACCGCCTGGGTCGGACTGCAGGTCCCCGAGCTTGAAATAGACCTTCCATTCTCGGCCATCGGCAATGGTTATGCAGACAAAAAACCCTAA
- a CDS encoding response regulator produces the protein MNKIQKHILLVEDNPADAELIRVILSEKKPSSYMLHVKERLSEALDFLSGHKIDIVLLDLGLPDSHGVSTIQKIKEQYPFIPIVVITGNENENTGIEAVRMGAQDYICKGLIPNHYLTQTIEYAIHRQDSEFRLRQSEAKYKSIVDNIGIGVALINVDLTILETNSCMHQWFPQINIQNGTKCYESIQCFCNGAPDFQDCPVTATLKDGMAHTYTGKKDHITYQLLSSPLKDGSGQVKGVVLLSEDISERLSVEARLRQAQKMESLGTLAGGVAHDFNNILTAIHGFAALAKSEAEDNDSLKNDLSEILNATHRAGDLVKQILTFSRMGTCEKLAIRMDLIIKEVLKLLRSTLPSNIEIINLVGKTQEKIIADPTQIHQIMMNLCTNAFHAMEETGGTLKVSLEQISQEEIKANDLKSLKDRPHFKLMVKDTGTGIPTELMESIFDPYFTTKGIGEGTGLGLSVVQGIVKDCDGKIVVESTVGKGSCFTLYFPITKTDSAAASTSVQMEQWKGTENILLVDDEPSILKLGTRILSMGGYQVHTEVNGHAALEYIQKHHDRIDLILSDMAMPKMTGFELAQRLLELPFNIPIIIMTGYSHVLSTARIKEAKIKAVIAKPLFMENLMPAIRKALDKKSVPL, from the coding sequence ATGAATAAAATTCAAAAGCACATCCTTTTGGTGGAAGACAACCCGGCGGATGCCGAACTGATCCGTGTAATATTAAGTGAAAAAAAACCTTCTTCCTACATGCTTCATGTCAAAGAGCGCTTAAGTGAGGCCCTTGACTTTCTGTCCGGACACAAAATTGATATTGTGCTGCTGGATTTGGGGCTTCCTGACAGCCATGGCGTCTCCACGATTCAAAAAATCAAAGAACAATACCCATTTATTCCCATTGTGGTCATCACAGGCAATGAAAATGAAAACACAGGCATTGAGGCCGTGCGAATGGGTGCCCAGGATTATATCTGCAAAGGGCTGATCCCTAATCATTACCTGACCCAAACCATTGAATATGCCATCCACCGGCAGGATTCCGAATTCCGGCTCAGACAGTCGGAAGCCAAATATAAAAGTATTGTGGACAACATCGGCATCGGCGTGGCCCTGATCAATGTGGACTTAACGATTCTGGAAACCAATTCATGTATGCACCAGTGGTTTCCTCAGATCAATATTCAAAACGGGACAAAATGCTATGAAAGCATCCAATGCTTCTGCAATGGCGCGCCTGACTTTCAAGACTGCCCGGTGACAGCCACCCTGAAAGATGGGATGGCCCACACATACACCGGTAAAAAAGACCATATCACCTACCAATTACTGTCCTCTCCCCTAAAAGACGGCAGCGGCCAGGTCAAAGGAGTGGTGCTGCTGTCAGAAGACATCTCTGAAAGATTATCTGTGGAAGCCCGGTTGCGTCAGGCTCAAAAAATGGAATCGTTAGGAACACTGGCCGGGGGCGTAGCCCATGATTTTAACAATATCCTGACCGCAATTCACGGATTTGCAGCCCTGGCCAAATCAGAGGCCGAAGATAATGATTCGCTCAAGAATGATTTATCAGAAATTTTAAACGCAACCCATCGGGCCGGTGATCTGGTCAAACAGATACTGACCTTCAGCCGTATGGGAACTTGTGAAAAGCTTGCGATTCGAATGGATCTGATCATCAAAGAGGTCCTTAAGCTTTTAAGATCCACACTGCCGTCCAATATTGAAATCATCAATCTTGTGGGTAAAACCCAGGAAAAAATTATAGCCGATCCCACCCAGATTCATCAAATCATGATGAATCTCTGTACCAACGCCTTCCATGCCATGGAAGAGACCGGCGGTACTCTGAAAGTCTCTTTGGAACAGATAAGCCAAGAAGAAATAAAAGCGAACGACCTTAAATCCTTAAAAGACCGCCCCCATTTCAAACTGATGGTTAAAGATACCGGAACCGGCATCCCGACGGAGCTGATGGAATCTATTTTTGACCCGTACTTTACCACCAAAGGCATTGGTGAAGGCACCGGATTGGGACTGTCTGTTGTGCAGGGCATTGTAAAGGACTGTGACGGAAAAATTGTGGTGGAATCCACAGTAGGCAAAGGCTCTTGTTTTACCCTGTACTTTCCCATTACAAAAACCGATTCAGCAGCCGCCTCGACTTCGGTTCAAATGGAGCAATGGAAGGGAACGGAGAATATTCTTCTGGTGGACGACGAACCGTCAATTTTAAAACTGGGCACCCGGATACTTAGTATGGGTGGATACCAGGTTCACACAGAAGTTAACGGCCATGCAGCCCTTGAGTATATCCAGAAGCATCATGACCGGATTGACCTGATTTTATCGGACATGGCCATGCCGAAAATGACCGGATTTGAACTTGCTCAGCGATTGTTGGAACTGCCGTTTAACATCCCCATCATCATCATGACCGGATACAGTCATGTACTGTCGACCGCAAGAATCAAAGAGGCGAAGATCAAGGCCGTCATAGCCAAACCCTTGTTCATGGAAAACCTCATGCCTGCCATTAGAAAAGCACTGGATAAAAAATCTGTGCCCCTCTGA
- a CDS encoding response regulator: MEPTNPKTATILLVEDNPGDAELAREALENSKFINQLHVAEDGVQAMDFLHRQGPYADAPRPDIILLDLNLPKKDGREVLAEIKSDEKLKTIPVVILTSSKADEDVIRSYKLHANCYITKPLDISRFFNVVNNIKEFWMSIVVLPHDEE; encoded by the coding sequence ATGGAGCCGACAAATCCCAAAACCGCCACCATACTTCTGGTGGAAGATAATCCCGGTGATGCGGAACTGGCCAGAGAAGCCCTTGAAAATTCCAAATTTATCAACCAGCTTCATGTGGCTGAAGACGGAGTCCAGGCCATGGATTTTCTTCACCGGCAGGGGCCGTATGCCGATGCCCCGCGGCCGGACATTATCCTTTTGGACCTGAACCTGCCCAAAAAAGACGGCAGGGAGGTGCTGGCCGAGATTAAATCCGATGAAAAGCTTAAAACCATTCCGGTAGTCATTTTGACCTCTTCCAAAGCTGACGAGGACGTTATCAGGTCCTATAAACTTCATGCCAACTGCTATATCACCAAACCTTTAGATATATCGAGATTTTTTAATGTAGTCAACAATATTAAAGAGTTCTGGATGTCCATTGTAGTGCTGCCCCATGACGAAGAATAG
- a CDS encoding ABC transporter permease encodes MKFLEKKRFPARLMISCIRNPVTSMATGVLVILAVLTLAGPLLAPNNPLTPHPAMRLSPPSIHFPMGCDILGRCLFSRIICGARASIGIGFAAVAISACIGTAIGLAAGFFKGIADELFMRITDMFLAFPEMVAAIALAGIMGPGNLNLIFAISCISWTKYARLSRNIALSARQALYVKSARLSGVSAVTIIFRHILPTVRPSMTVLATIGMAKGILSVSSLGFLGFGVQPPAPEWGTLLLEGKDYLFTAPHLCLFPGLCIMVAVLAFNLLGNRLEQKTCV; translated from the coding sequence ATGAAATTTTTAGAAAAAAAACGCTTTCCTGCCCGTCTGATGATTTCCTGTATACGCAATCCCGTCACCAGCATGGCTACCGGGGTATTGGTGATTTTAGCGGTCCTTACCCTAGCCGGACCGTTGCTTGCCCCCAATAATCCGTTAACGCCCCACCCGGCTATGCGCTTGAGCCCACCCTCAATCCATTTTCCCATGGGCTGCGATATTTTGGGACGGTGCCTGTTTTCCAGGATCATATGCGGGGCCAGGGCATCCATCGGTATCGGGTTTGCCGCAGTGGCCATCTCCGCCTGCATAGGTACTGCCATCGGCCTTGCGGCAGGCTTTTTCAAAGGCATTGCCGACGAATTGTTCATGCGCATCACAGACATGTTTCTGGCTTTTCCTGAAATGGTGGCAGCCATTGCTCTGGCGGGCATCATGGGACCGGGCAACCTGAACCTGATCTTTGCCATCAGCTGCATCTCCTGGACTAAATACGCGCGTCTGTCTAGAAATATCGCCTTAAGCGCCAGGCAAGCCCTTTACGTAAAATCGGCGCGTCTTTCCGGGGTTTCAGCAGTGACGATCATATTTCGGCATATTCTGCCCACAGTGCGACCGTCCATGACAGTCCTGGCAACAATCGGCATGGCCAAAGGTATTTTAAGTGTCTCGTCTTTAGGATTTTTAGGATTTGGAGTCCAGCCTCCGGCCCCGGAATGGGGCACCCTGCTCCTGGAAGGAAAAGATTACCTGTTCACCGCCCCCCATCTCTGCCTTTTTCCGGGCCTCTGCATTATGGTGGCAGTTTTGGCCTTTAACCTTTTAGGAAATCGTCTTGAACAAAAAACCTGTGTCTGA
- a CDS encoding ATP-binding protein, whose translation MKIKLKIALLFMLLSILPISIISTIVFIEGKKIIEQKAIDHLVTTNDLKLDTLIHWAQSRSRFLNSIGTVPLLSLSQPAEFNRTTTFPSATRAFLNAFVGEHQFLELFLVNITNGRIMVSTNPIQEGKFKDDQAFFKQGKTAPFIQDIVFDIASERPMMIFSVPLLSETGRTWALLAGTADLKGLSEIFEKKTQLSTTEDTYLINQFNYFITEPRFGKEYALKKSVSTLGTQQARTAGQFIGLYKDYRGIEVLGETRWLEKRRLFLVSEIDQAEVDASIFTLKNKVLVTASIIVAIAAFAGWLFTGLVTHPLTALTKATREVGDGQFQIDLDISRRGELYDLARAFKTMADRLKATMVSKTELEKEIVVRKAAERQLQETVNALEQSNEDLQQFAYVASHDLQEPLRMVSSFTQLLADRYTDQLDEKAHKWINFAVDGATRMQRLIQDLLSFSRVNTRGGEFEETALEDVIDEIKRNLQLPLNKTSARIEIVGLPIIRADRNQMVMLFQNLVANAVKFCKDKPPVIRISSEEQDNHWLIHVQDNGIGIEPAFINQIFIIFKRLHTREEYPGTGLGLAVCKRIVQRHNGWIWAESEPGKGTIFHIALPT comes from the coding sequence ATGAAAATCAAGCTTAAAATAGCGCTGTTATTCATGCTTCTGTCTATTTTACCCATCAGCATCATCTCAACAATTGTCTTCATAGAAGGCAAAAAAATTATCGAGCAAAAGGCAATTGATCACCTTGTTACGACAAACGATTTGAAACTTGACACATTGATCCACTGGGCCCAAAGCCGAAGTCGTTTTTTAAATTCCATTGGGACCGTCCCGCTCTTATCTTTATCTCAACCTGCTGAATTTAACCGAACCACGACCTTTCCATCTGCCACCAGAGCCTTTTTGAACGCATTCGTCGGCGAACATCAGTTTCTTGAACTTTTTTTGGTAAATATTACCAATGGCCGGATCATGGTATCGACCAATCCGATACAGGAGGGAAAATTTAAAGACGATCAGGCATTTTTCAAACAAGGAAAAACCGCCCCGTTTATTCAGGACATTGTATTCGATATTGCCTCTGAAAGACCGATGATGATTTTTTCGGTGCCGCTTCTTTCTGAGACGGGGAGAACATGGGCTCTTCTTGCGGGAACAGCTGATTTAAAAGGGTTATCTGAAATTTTTGAAAAAAAAACCCAGTTAAGTACCACTGAGGACACCTACCTTATCAACCAATTCAATTATTTCATTACCGAACCCCGATTTGGAAAAGAGTATGCGCTGAAAAAAAGTGTCAGCACATTGGGTACCCAGCAGGCGAGAACCGCGGGGCAATTTATTGGCCTGTATAAAGATTACCGGGGCATTGAAGTCTTAGGGGAGACCAGATGGCTTGAAAAAAGGAGGCTGTTTCTGGTATCGGAAATTGACCAGGCAGAGGTAGACGCCTCTATTTTTACTTTAAAAAATAAGGTGTTAGTTACAGCATCTATCATCGTGGCCATCGCTGCTTTTGCCGGCTGGCTGTTTACCGGGCTTGTCACCCATCCGCTGACAGCCTTAACAAAGGCAACCCGTGAAGTAGGCGACGGGCAGTTTCAGATCGATTTGGATATCTCCAGACGCGGAGAATTGTATGATTTGGCCAGAGCCTTTAAAACCATGGCGGACAGGCTTAAAGCAACCATGGTTTCAAAAACCGAGCTGGAAAAGGAGATCGTTGTCAGAAAAGCAGCGGAAAGGCAATTGCAGGAGACAGTGAACGCCCTTGAGCAATCCAACGAAGACCTGCAGCAGTTCGCGTATGTCGCCTCCCATGATCTTCAAGAACCCCTGCGTATGGTGTCCAGCTTTACCCAGCTTCTGGCAGACCGCTACACAGATCAACTGGATGAAAAAGCTCACAAATGGATTAACTTTGCAGTGGACGGGGCCACCCGAATGCAAAGACTGATTCAGGATCTATTAAGTTTTTCAAGGGTGAATACCCGTGGCGGAGAATTTGAAGAAACCGCGCTGGAAGACGTAATTGATGAGATTAAACGCAACCTGCAACTGCCCCTCAATAAAACCTCTGCCAGAATTGAAATAGTCGGGCTTCCCATCATCAGGGCAGACAGAAACCAGATGGTCATGCTGTTCCAGAATCTTGTAGCCAACGCCGTTAAATTCTGCAAAGATAAACCACCCGTAATCCGCATATCTTCTGAAGAGCAGGACAATCACTGGCTGATCCATGTTCAGGATAACGGCATTGGCATTGAACCTGCGTTTATCAATCAAATTTTTATTATATTCAAACGCCTGCACACCCGTGAAGAATATCCGGGCACAGGCCTGGGGCTTGCGGTGTGCAAGCGTATTGTCCAACGTCATAACGGATGGATCTGGGCAGAATCAGAGCCCGGAAAAGGAACGATTTTTCATATTGCTCTTCCAACATAA
- a CDS encoding threonyl-tRNA synthetase editing domain-containing protein encodes MRVLFWYCDKFAWTPTIKTLDQVPISEPDGKDKVVVAFVHIEPKDIEQGSPSETKLVKNAKWLARKWDVTKILLHSFTHLGEEKADPDQAKLLLDRVHERLLKAEYDASLTAYGYYNDLVIKAPGHPLARIYKEF; translated from the coding sequence ATGAGAGTATTGTTTTGGTATTGTGATAAATTTGCCTGGACCCCTACGATCAAAACCCTTGATCAAGTGCCGATATCAGAGCCGGATGGCAAAGATAAAGTTGTTGTGGCGTTTGTCCATATCGAACCCAAAGATATCGAGCAAGGCAGTCCATCAGAAACCAAACTTGTTAAAAATGCCAAATGGCTGGCCAGGAAATGGGATGTTACCAAGATCTTACTCCATTCATTTACACACCTTGGGGAGGAAAAAGCAGATCCGGATCAAGCCAAACTGCTTTTAGATCGTGTGCATGAAAGACTGCTAAAAGCAGAATATGATGCATCCCTGACGGCCTATGGGTATTATAATGACTTGGTCATTAAGGCCCCGGGCCATCCTCTGGCCCGGATATATAAAGAGTTTTAA